The following proteins come from a genomic window of Megalobrama amblycephala isolate DHTTF-2021 linkage group LG1, ASM1881202v1, whole genome shotgun sequence:
- the dnajb1a gene encoding dnaJ homolog subfamily B member 1a isoform X2 — MFAEFFGGRSPFDQFFASAGGVDDDMDIDDPFAAFGMGGMGGFPRSFKSRPGGVHRAREKKKDPPVVHELKVSLEEVFSGCTKKMKISRKRLNPDGCTMRNEDKILTVDIKRGWKEGTKITFPKEGDETPTNIPADIVFVVKDKIHPVFRRDGSDIIYPAKISLREALCGCTISAPTLDGRTVTVTSRDVIKPGMKKRIVGEGLPLSKFPEKRGDMVLEFLVKFPDKLGPSAREALVQILPP, encoded by the exons GCTGGTGGCGTAGATGATGACATGGACATTGACGACCCCTTTGCGGCCTTCGGAATGGGAGGAATGGGCGGCTTTCCCAGATCCTTCAAGTCTCGGCCAGGCGGTGTGCACAGGGCCCGAGAAAAGAAGAAAGATCCTCCAGTAGTGCACGAGCTCAAGGTGAGCCTGGAAGAAGTGTTCTCTGGCTGCACCAAGAAGATGAAGATCTCTCGCAAGAGGCTGAACCCGGACGGCTGCACCATGCGCAACGAAGACAAGATCCTCACCGTGGACATCAAACGTGGCTGGAAGGAGGGGACCAAGATTACCTTTCCCAAAGAGGGAGACGAGACGCCGACCAACATCCCTGCCGACATAGTGTTTGTGGTTAAGGACAAGATTCACCCTGTTTTTCGGAGAGACGGCTCTGACATTATCTACCCTGCAAAGATATCCCTTCGAGAG GCTCTGTGCGGCTGCACCATCAGCGCTCCCACCTTGGACGGCAGAACTGTCACAGTGACATCACGTGATGTCATCAAGCCTGGTATGAAGAAGAGGATAGTGGGAGAAGGACTGCCTCTGTCCAAATTTCCTGAAAAGAGAGGAGACATGGTGCTTGAGTTCTTAGTGAAATTTCCGGACAAGTTGGGACCGAGTGCTCGTGAAGCTCTGGTTCAGATCCTACCTCCTTGA